One segment of Bacteroidales bacterium DNA contains the following:
- a CDS encoding dihydrofolate reductase family protein, translating into MKQLKANIALSLDGFIACDDGDTNWIPNIVSKTIREEIIQADTLLMGVNTYNEIFEHNGYWPFKNKKTCVVSHHENRISIDETARIITESPMKAILEMKQQADTDLLAVGGGILISSLIDNGLLDMLSIYTVPVILRTGITFLRTKTESKWKTLQTEKTDNIIHTLYEFDKTI; encoded by the coding sequence ATGAAACAGTTAAAAGCGAACATAGCCTTATCTCTGGATGGTTTTATAGCCTGCGACGACGGGGATACAAACTGGATACCCAATATTGTGTCAAAAACTATTCGAGAGGAAATCATCCAGGCAGATACCTTGCTGATGGGTGTCAATACTTATAACGAAATTTTTGAACATAACGGATATTGGCCGTTTAAAAACAAAAAAACGTGCGTCGTGTCCCACCATGAAAATCGTATATCCATTGACGAAACGGCACGAATTATCACCGAATCACCAATGAAAGCCATTTTGGAAATGAAACAGCAGGCAGACACTGATTTGTTGGCTGTGGGAGGAGGAATTTTAATTTCTTCTTTGATTGACAACGGGCTATTAGATATGCTATCCATATATACCGTTCCCGTCATATTAAGAACCGGAATAACCTTTCTGCGTACAAAAACAGAATCAAAATGGAAAACCTTGCAAACGGAAAAAACAGATAATATTATCCATACCCTATATGAGTTTGATAAAACCATTTAA
- a CDS encoding helix-turn-helix domain-containing protein, which translates to MEVITIESKIYKEIISKLDKITAFVIKHADDDEWVDGYDVCKYLKVSPRTLQRLRSKGILNYSISSGKAMYKMGEVRRMLEQNLIKSNPENFQELLDNYNKHAK; encoded by the coding sequence ATGGAAGTAATAACAATCGAATCGAAAATTTATAAAGAAATTATCAGCAAACTGGATAAGATTACCGCTTTTGTCATCAAACATGCCGATGACGACGAATGGGTGGACGGTTACGATGTTTGCAAATACCTTAAAGTAAGTCCCCGCACTTTACAGCGGTTGCGTTCAAAAGGAATACTCAACTACTCTATTTCGAGTGGGAAAGCTATGTATAAAATGGGCGAAGTGAGACGGATGCTCGAACAGAACCTGATAAAAAGCAATCCCGAAAATTTTCAAGAACTGTTAGACAATTACAATAAACATGCTAAGTAA
- a CDS encoding RteC domain-containing protein — protein MKAFFEKTMQSVQEEIQSIDMDGCHISIQEALKMVEFIKIRLLELRTVFLEQEQVEIQDEIKFFKEMKPQILSLLIYFNKIYSIELKRPNGSNEIQQEYYKKEQYSLTCFFERNIDLYQYYRSNSIHLDEYYFVRGKFCPTLCVDSQQFVQDALFSTAYDYKVAKILANEILRIYLNKRLLHLTKCTHLPNNQKNSEQPALKWTDSKVAAIELGYAIHSAGVLNNGNADIREIMSLFEIIFGIDLGDYYRTYIAIKSRKKERTVFLKMLIDNLTKRMDDDDRI, from the coding sequence ATGAAAGCGTTTTTTGAAAAAACAATGCAGTCCGTTCAGGAAGAAATTCAGTCCATAGACATGGATGGCTGTCATATTTCCATACAGGAAGCGTTGAAAATGGTTGAGTTTATCAAAATCAGATTGTTAGAGTTGAGGACTGTCTTCCTTGAACAGGAACAGGTTGAAATTCAAGACGAAATAAAATTCTTCAAAGAGATGAAACCGCAAATATTAAGTTTATTGATATATTTCAACAAGATATATTCCATTGAATTGAAACGTCCGAACGGGAGTAACGAGATACAGCAGGAATATTATAAAAAAGAACAATACAGCCTGACCTGTTTCTTTGAGCGAAATATTGACTTATACCAATACTACCGTTCCAATTCAATCCATTTGGATGAGTATTATTTTGTGAGAGGTAAATTTTGCCCAACTCTCTGTGTTGATAGTCAGCAGTTTGTTCAAGATGCACTGTTCTCTACGGCGTATGATTATAAAGTTGCCAAAATACTGGCCAATGAGATATTGCGGATTTATCTGAATAAAAGGCTGTTACATTTAACAAAATGTACTCATTTGCCCAATAATCAAAAGAACAGCGAACAACCGGCGCTTAAATGGACAGACTCAAAAGTTGCCGCTATCGAATTGGGTTACGCTATCCATTCGGCGGGAGTTCTCAATAATGGAAATGCAGATATACGGGAGATTATGAGCCTGTTTGAAATCATTTTCGGTATTGACCTGGGAGATTATTACAGGACATATATTGCTATCAAGAGCCGGAAGAAGGAACGGACTGTTTTCCTGAAAATGCTTATTGATAACCTGACAAAACGTATGGATGATGATGATAGAATATAA